A stretch of the Gracilinanus agilis isolate LMUSP501 chromosome 4, AgileGrace, whole genome shotgun sequence genome encodes the following:
- the KCNA10 gene encoding potassium voltage-gated channel subfamily A member 10, whose translation MDVSGWKEMEVALVNFDNSDEVLEESGYPTDFDLASLKGRPSCSSHLSNWRVLINDGTNHETIFSKLPGDYSDPQGPEPVAMNEGNQRVIINIAGLRFETQLKTLNQFPETLLGDREKRMQFFDSMRNEYFFDRNRPSFDGILYYYQSGGKIRRPANVPIDVFADEISFYELGVEAMDQFREDEGFIKDPETQLPKNDFHRQFWLLFEYPESSSAARGVAVVSVLVVVISITIFCLETLPEFREERELKVVRDPSLNLSKTILSHTMFTDPFFMVESTCIIWFTFELVLRFVVCPSKTDFFRNIMNIIDIISIIPYFVTLITELVQETEPSAQQNMSLAILRIIRLVRVFRIFKLSRHSKGLQILGQTLKASMRELGLLIFFLFIGVILFSSAVYFAEVDEPESHFSSIPDGFWWAVVTMTTVGYGDMCPTTPGGKIVGTLCAIAGVLTIALPVPVIVSNFNYFYHRETENEEKQNIPGETDKLLASVISGMGSTDSLNKTNGGCSREKSRK comes from the coding sequence ATGGATGTGTCTGGCTGGAAGGAGATGGAGGTAGCTTTAGTTAATTTTGATAATTCTGATGAAGTCCTAGAAGAGTCTGGGTATCCCACTGACTTTGACCTTGCCAGCTTAAAGGGCCGTCCCAGCTGTAGTAGCCACCTCTCCAACTGGAGGGTCCTTATTAATGATGGAACCAACCATGAAACAATCTTCTCCAAGCTCCCAGGAGACTACAGTGATCCACAGGGGCCTGAGCCAGTGGCCATGAATGAGGGCAACCAGCGGGTCATCATCAATATTGCAGGTCTGAGGTTTGAAACTCAACTCAAGACCCTCAACCAATTCCCTGAAACTCTCTTGGGTGACCGAGAGAAAAGGATGCAGTTTTTTGATTCCATGAGGAATGAGTACTTTTTTGATCGAAACCGACCCAGCTTTGATGGAATCCTTTATTATTACCAGTCAGGTGGGAAAATTCGGCGCCCAGCCAATGTCCCCATTGATGTCTTTGCTGATGAAATCTCCTTCTATGAATTGGGTGTCGAGGCCATGGACCAGTTCCGAGAGGATGAAGGCTTCATCAAAGACCCCGAGACCCAACTTCCCAAGAATGACTTCCACAGACAGTTCTGGCTGCTCTTTGAATATCCTGAGAGCTCAAGTGCTGCCCGAGGTGTGGCGGTGGTCTCAGTACTGGTGGTGGTCATTTCCATCACTATCTTCTGTCTAGAGACACTGCCTGAGTTCCGGGAAGAAAGGGAGCTAAAAGTGGTCAGGGATCCCAGCCTCAACCTGAGCAAGACGATCCTCTCCCACACCATGTTCACTGACCCCTTCTTCATGGTGGAATCAACCTGCATAATATGGTTCACCTTCGAGTTGGTGCTTCGATTTGTAGTCTGCCCCAGTAAGACAGACTTCTTCAGAAACATCATGAATATCATTGACATCATTTCCATCATCCCCTACTTTGTGACTCTCATTACTGAGCTGGTACAGGAGACAGAGCCCAGTGCCCAACAGAATATGTCCCTGGCTATCCTCAGAATCATCCGACTTGTTCGGGTCTTCCGAATCTTCAAACTCTCTCGCCACTCCAAAGGGCTCCAGATCCTTGGCCAGACCCTAAAGGCTTCCATGAGGGAGCTGGGGCTactcatcttcttcctcttcattggagTCATCCTCTTCTCCAGTGCTGTCTACTTTGCGGAAGTGGATGAGCCAGAATCTCACTTTTCCAGTATTCCTGATGGGTTCTGGTGGGCAGTGGTGACCATGACAACAGTGGGCTATGGGGACATGTGTCCAACTACACCAGGGGGGAAGATCGTAGGTACCCTCTGTGCCATTGCTGGAGTCCTCACCATTGCCCTTCCTGTGCCTGTCATTGTCTccaatttcaattatttttaccaccgagagacagagaatgaagagaaacaaaatattcCAGGGGAAACAGACAAACTTCTTGCTAGTGTGATCTCAGGAATGGGCAGCACAGATTCTCTGAATAAAACAAATGGTGGTTGTTCTAGGGAAAAATCCAGGAAATGA